A section of the Cryobacterium soli genome encodes:
- a CDS encoding helix-turn-helix domain-containing protein, with product MSIHNENPTSVPTDDWGLEPLMDVAELAAYLGIPISTVYDWRVHGKGPTAYRFGKHLKFAISDVRAWIAQQRDPSSSAARRTDRR from the coding sequence ATGAGCATTCACAACGAGAACCCAACCTCTGTTCCCACCGACGACTGGGGCTTGGAGCCCCTGATGGACGTTGCCGAGCTGGCCGCCTACCTGGGCATCCCGATCTCCACCGTCTACGACTGGCGGGTGCACGGCAAAGGCCCCACCGCCTACCGGTTCGGCAAGCACCTCAAGTTCGCCATCTCCGACGTGCGGGCCTGGATTGCCCAACAGCGGGACCCCTCCTCCAGCGCGGCGAGGCGCACCGATCGGCGGTGA
- a CDS encoding chitinase has protein sequence MTAVNPGAMAPVTTGAPGKSDRPRRRLSVVRVFLGIVLVVALSTGGYLGWQWWGSAQAAEAYDPWFAGYVDVTATPTYDFEATADLAGNDVVLSFIVAATDDACAPSWGTHFSLDEASDELDLDRRLARVKQLGGQIVVSFGGLLNTELGTGCTDKKALIAAYAAVLDRYDVTTIDLDLEGANLTDSAAATRRATAIAELQADRRAAGEDLAVWLTLPVATGGLTEDGTNAVSAMLDAQVDLAGVNLMTMDFGSSKDADETMAEAAIRGVTAAHRQIGTLYSRAGTELTDATVWQKIGITPMVGQNDVAGEIFGLDDAKALNTFAQEQKVGRMSLWSLNRDTTCGSNYADVKRVSDSCSGIDQGDEKFVALLGDGFTGRPVAAAAAVTTDEADEIDSIEDDPATSPYAIWAAEASYLEGTKVVWHKNVYQTKWWTRGDLPDNPVLNEWETPWVLIGPVLPGETPIPKPTLPAGTYPEWQGTAVYEKNDMILFDGVPYESKWWNQGESPDAAAANPDGSPWAPLSDAEVKTLLDALPK, from the coding sequence GTGACCGCCGTGAACCCGGGCGCGATGGCGCCCGTGACGACCGGCGCGCCCGGCAAGTCCGACCGGCCCCGCCGTCGCCTCTCCGTGGTGCGGGTGTTCCTGGGCATCGTGCTCGTCGTGGCGCTCTCCACCGGCGGCTACCTCGGCTGGCAGTGGTGGGGGTCGGCGCAGGCCGCCGAGGCCTACGACCCCTGGTTCGCCGGGTATGTCGACGTGACGGCCACCCCCACCTACGACTTCGAGGCCACGGCCGACCTGGCCGGCAACGACGTGGTGCTCTCCTTCATCGTCGCCGCCACCGACGACGCCTGCGCGCCCAGCTGGGGCACCCACTTCAGCCTCGACGAGGCGTCGGACGAGCTCGACCTCGACCGCCGCCTGGCCCGGGTGAAGCAGCTCGGCGGCCAGATCGTCGTCTCGTTCGGCGGGCTGCTCAACACCGAGCTGGGCACCGGCTGCACCGACAAGAAGGCGCTCATCGCCGCGTACGCCGCCGTGCTGGACCGGTACGACGTGACCACCATCGACCTCGACCTCGAGGGCGCCAACCTCACCGATTCGGCCGCGGCGACCCGCCGGGCCACCGCGATCGCCGAACTGCAGGCAGACCGGCGTGCGGCGGGGGAGGACCTCGCCGTGTGGCTGACCCTGCCCGTGGCCACCGGCGGGCTCACCGAAGACGGCACCAACGCCGTCTCGGCGATGCTCGACGCCCAGGTGGACCTGGCCGGGGTGAACCTGATGACCATGGACTTCGGCAGCAGCAAGGACGCCGACGAGACCATGGCGGAGGCCGCCATCCGCGGGGTCACCGCCGCGCACCGGCAGATCGGCACCCTGTACAGCCGGGCTGGCACCGAGCTGACGGATGCCACGGTGTGGCAGAAGATCGGCATCACGCCGATGGTGGGCCAGAACGACGTGGCGGGGGAGATCTTCGGCCTCGACGACGCGAAGGCGCTCAACACCTTCGCCCAGGAGCAGAAGGTGGGCCGGATGTCCCTCTGGTCGCTCAACCGGGACACCACCTGCGGGTCCAACTACGCCGACGTCAAACGGGTCTCGGACTCCTGCAGCGGCATCGACCAGGGCGACGAGAAGTTCGTGGCGCTGCTGGGCGACGGCTTCACCGGCCGCCCGGTTGCCGCTGCCGCGGCGGTCACCACCGACGAGGCCGACGAGATCGACTCGATTGAAGACGACCCGGCCACCAGCCCGTACGCGATCTGGGCGGCGGAGGCCTCCTACCTCGAGGGCACCAAGGTGGTCTGGCACAAGAACGTCTACCAGACCAAGTGGTGGACCCGCGGTGACCTGCCCGACAACCCCGTGCTCAACGAATGGGAGACGCCGTGGGTGCTGATCGGCCCGGTGCTGCCGGGGGAGACCCCCATCCCCAAGCCCACCCTGCCCGCGGGCACCTACCCCGAATGGCAAGGCACCGCCGTGTACGAGAAGAACGACATGATCCTCTTCGACGGCGTGCCCTACGAGAGCAAGTGGTGGAACCAGGGCGAGAGCCCGGATGCCGCCGCCGCGAACCCCGACGGCTCGCCGTGGGCGCCGCTCTCCGACGCCGAGGTCAAGACCCTCCTCGACGCCCTTCCAAAGTAG
- a CDS encoding glycosyltransferase family 2 protein: MPTKSLASPARKRQLGAERSTQPLPTVHEIPSDSKITWGRLAIIATVVAWFGYVIYTILRQFLNNGTESFRFTTEAVSYWVVVSFLTFSALMYLIARQGALQRFRDHVRVPRAELDSHFATHHGSLTVLVPSYSEEPGVVRGTLWSAALQEYPDLRIVLLLDDPPHPTDPAVAAQLQVSRSIARDIERALAEPKARFTEELLICELELAGNDQPTERAVQRLADNYQWAARWLQAMASSETIDDHVDTFFVEQVLGGLAAELSLTGAALAAAAKEGTAPAAARMLELHRRLLWTFSAELDTFERKLFSSLSHEANKAMNLNAYIGLMGRRFQREDGPDGTILRPVEDDAPADYVVRDSEYLLTLDADSLLLRDYCLRLVYFLEQPDNARVAVTQTPYSSFRGAPTRIERLAGATTDIQHILHQGMSYYGATFWVGANAVIRKVALEDIVEVETVGGFEVRRYVQDRTVIEDTESSIDLGTHGWSLVNYPERLSYSATPPDFGSLIVQRRRWANGGLLILPKLWRQMRERRRQGHPISLIELALRVNYMTSIAWASFGLIFLLAYPYDSRLLSPVVVLAALPYFLAMGSDLRYCGYKFSDIFRIYGFNLILLPVNLAGVLKSLQQAVTSKKIPFARTPKVRNRTAAPLLFVVVPFLIVAFSALTLWRDVSNENWGNAAFAGFNALLASTAILTYIGIWNSIVDVWLGLTQWMFIERAPRRKGAQVALPQPAEPTLDWRAVIYHGHVVGELPSDVELVTGPFVKPVVSKRAAKQGVLR; encoded by the coding sequence GTGCCTACGAAGTCCCTAGCTTCGCCTGCCCGCAAACGCCAGCTCGGTGCCGAACGCAGCACTCAGCCGCTCCCCACCGTGCACGAGATCCCCAGCGATTCCAAGATCACCTGGGGCCGGCTGGCCATCATCGCCACCGTCGTGGCCTGGTTCGGTTACGTCATCTACACGATCCTCCGCCAGTTCCTCAACAACGGTACCGAGAGCTTCCGGTTCACCACCGAAGCCGTCTCGTACTGGGTCGTGGTGAGCTTCCTCACCTTCTCCGCGCTGATGTACCTCATCGCCCGGCAGGGCGCGCTGCAACGCTTCCGCGACCACGTGCGGGTGCCCCGCGCCGAGCTGGACAGCCACTTCGCCACCCACCACGGCTCGCTCACGGTGCTGGTGCCCTCCTACAGCGAGGAGCCCGGCGTGGTGCGCGGCACCCTGTGGTCGGCGGCGTTGCAGGAGTACCCCGACCTGCGCATCGTGCTGCTGCTGGATGACCCGCCCCACCCCACCGACCCGGCCGTGGCCGCGCAGCTGCAGGTCTCCCGCAGCATCGCCCGCGACATCGAACGGGCCCTGGCCGAACCCAAGGCCCGGTTCACCGAAGAGCTGCTCATCTGCGAGCTGGAACTGGCCGGCAACGACCAGCCCACCGAACGGGCCGTGCAGCGCCTGGCCGACAACTACCAGTGGGCCGCCCGTTGGCTGCAGGCGATGGCCTCCTCCGAGACCATCGACGACCACGTCGACACCTTCTTCGTCGAGCAGGTGCTCGGCGGTCTCGCCGCCGAACTCTCCCTCACCGGAGCCGCGCTGGCCGCCGCCGCGAAGGAGGGCACCGCCCCCGCCGCCGCCCGGATGCTCGAGCTGCACCGCCGGCTGCTCTGGACGTTCTCCGCCGAGCTGGACACCTTCGAACGCAAACTGTTCTCGTCGCTCTCGCACGAGGCCAACAAGGCCATGAACCTCAACGCCTACATCGGCCTGATGGGTCGCCGGTTCCAGCGCGAAGACGGACCCGACGGCACCATCCTCCGCCCGGTCGAGGACGACGCCCCCGCCGACTACGTGGTGCGCGACTCCGAGTACCTGCTCACCCTCGACGCCGACTCGCTGCTGCTGCGCGACTACTGCCTGCGCCTGGTCTACTTCCTCGAGCAGCCCGACAACGCCCGCGTTGCCGTCACCCAGACGCCGTACTCCTCGTTCCGCGGCGCCCCCACCCGCATCGAACGCCTCGCCGGCGCCACCACCGACATCCAGCACATTCTGCACCAGGGCATGTCGTACTACGGCGCCACCTTCTGGGTGGGCGCCAACGCGGTGATCCGCAAGGTGGCCCTCGAAGACATCGTCGAGGTCGAGACCGTGGGCGGCTTCGAGGTGCGCCGCTACGTGCAGGACCGCACCGTGATCGAGGACACCGAGTCCAGCATCGACCTGGGCACGCACGGCTGGTCGCTGGTGAACTACCCCGAACGCCTCTCCTACAGCGCCACCCCGCCCGACTTCGGTTCGCTCATCGTGCAACGCCGCCGCTGGGCCAACGGTGGTCTGCTCATCCTGCCCAAGCTGTGGCGCCAGATGCGCGAACGCCGCCGTCAGGGCCACCCGATCAGCCTGATCGAACTGGCGCTGCGGGTGAACTACATGACCAGCATCGCCTGGGCCAGCTTCGGCCTGATCTTCCTGCTCGCCTACCCGTACGACAGCCGGCTGCTCAGCCCGGTCGTGGTGCTCGCCGCCCTGCCGTACTTCCTGGCCATGGGCAGCGACCTGCGCTACTGCGGGTACAAGTTCAGCGACATCTTCCGCATCTACGGGTTCAACCTCATCCTGCTGCCGGTGAACCTCGCCGGGGTGCTCAAGTCGCTGCAGCAGGCCGTGACCAGCAAGAAGATCCCGTTCGCCCGCACCCCCAAGGTGCGCAACCGCACGGCCGCCCCGCTCCTGTTCGTGGTGGTGCCGTTCCTCATCGTCGCCTTCTCCGCCCTCACCCTGTGGCGGGATGTCTCCAACGAGAACTGGGGCAACGCCGCGTTCGCCGGGTTCAACGCCCTGCTCGCCAGCACCGCGATCCTCACCTACATCGGCATCTGGAACTCGATCGTGGACGTCTGGCTGGGCCTGACCCAGTGGATGTTCATCGAACGGGCCCCGCGCCGCAAGGGCGCCCAGGTGGCCCTGCCGCAACCGGCTGAGCCCACCCTGGACTGGCGGGCCGTGATCTACCACGGTCACGTCGTGGGCGAACTGCCCAGCGACGTGGAACTGGTCACCGGACCGTTCGTCAAGCCCGTCGTCTCCAAGCGCGCCGCCAAGCAGGGCGTGCTCCGGTGA
- the der gene encoding ribosome biogenesis GTPase Der yields the protein MTNQFDDTTIPELDPEIASRLTDLDEDDALISQRATALRTGLNEYDLDDEDFDVLDHVSDDPDAITYLPALPVIAIVGRPNVGKSALVNRILGRREAVVEDTPGVTRDRVTYKGEWHERRFSLVDTGGWEPDAKGIDASVAMQAELAIELCDVVMFVVDSNVGPTSTDEAVVKLLRRSGKPVFLIANKVDDIRQEPEAASLWALGLGQPWPVSALHGRGVADLLDAILEELPEISNVAKQEVGGPRRVAILGRPNVGKSSLLNKVVGEERVVVNSLAGTTRDPVDEQVELGGKVWRFVDTAGIRRRVHLSQGADFYASLRTSAALEKAEVAVVLIDVTEVISEQDVRVIDLVLESGRALVLAFNKWDQIDDDRRRYLEREIEQDLAHVAWAPRVNISAKTGRHMEKLVPALELALESWDTRVATGKFNAFLAELAAEHPHPVRSGKQPRILFGTQASSRPPTFVIFTTGFLDPGYRRFIQRRLREVYGFAGSPINISMRVREKRKR from the coding sequence ATGACTAATCAATTCGACGACACGACGATCCCCGAGCTCGACCCGGAAATCGCATCGCGCCTGACCGACCTCGACGAGGACGACGCACTCATCTCGCAGCGCGCCACCGCGCTGCGCACCGGTCTGAACGAGTACGACCTCGACGACGAGGACTTCGACGTTCTCGACCACGTCTCCGACGACCCCGACGCCATCACGTACCTGCCGGCCCTGCCGGTCATCGCGATCGTCGGCCGCCCCAACGTGGGCAAGTCCGCGCTCGTGAACCGCATCCTCGGCCGCCGCGAGGCCGTCGTGGAGGACACCCCCGGCGTGACCCGTGACCGGGTCACCTACAAGGGCGAATGGCACGAACGCCGCTTCAGCCTCGTCGACACCGGCGGCTGGGAGCCCGACGCCAAGGGCATCGACGCGTCCGTCGCCATGCAGGCCGAACTGGCCATCGAGCTGTGCGACGTCGTCATGTTCGTCGTCGACTCCAACGTGGGCCCCACCTCCACCGACGAGGCCGTCGTCAAGCTGCTCCGCCGCAGCGGCAAGCCCGTCTTCCTCATCGCCAACAAGGTCGACGACATCCGCCAGGAGCCCGAAGCGGCCAGCCTCTGGGCGCTCGGCCTCGGCCAGCCCTGGCCGGTCTCCGCGCTGCACGGCCGCGGTGTGGCCGACCTGCTCGACGCGATCCTCGAAGAGCTCCCCGAGATCTCCAACGTCGCCAAGCAGGAAGTCGGCGGACCGCGTCGCGTCGCGATCCTGGGCCGCCCGAACGTGGGCAAGTCCAGCCTGCTGAACAAGGTCGTCGGCGAAGAGCGCGTTGTCGTCAACTCGCTGGCCGGCACCACCCGCGACCCTGTCGACGAGCAGGTCGAGCTCGGCGGCAAGGTCTGGCGCTTCGTCGACACCGCCGGCATCCGCCGTCGCGTGCACCTGTCCCAGGGCGCCGACTTCTACGCATCGCTGCGCACAAGCGCCGCGCTGGAGAAGGCCGAAGTGGCCGTCGTGCTCATCGACGTCACCGAGGTCATCAGCGAGCAGGACGTGCGCGTCATCGACCTGGTGCTCGAATCCGGCCGTGCCCTGGTTCTCGCCTTCAACAAGTGGGACCAGATCGACGACGACCGCCGCCGCTACCTCGAGCGGGAGATCGAGCAGGACCTGGCCCACGTGGCCTGGGCCCCGCGCGTGAACATCTCCGCCAAGACCGGCCGTCACATGGAGAAGCTGGTTCCGGCCCTCGAGCTCGCGCTCGAGTCGTGGGACACCCGCGTCGCCACCGGCAAGTTCAACGCGTTCCTCGCCGAGCTGGCCGCGGAGCACCCGCACCCCGTGCGCAGCGGCAAGCAGCCGCGCATCCTGTTCGGCACCCAGGCTTCCAGCCGCCCGCCGACCTTCGTGATCTTCACCACCGGGTTCCTCGACCCGGGCTACCGCCGGTTCATCCAGCGTCGCCTGCGCGAGGTCTACGGCTTCGCCGGCAGCCCGATCAACATCAGCATGCGCGTGCGCGAGAAGCGCAAGCGCTAA